From Littorina saxatilis isolate snail1 unplaced genomic scaffold, US_GU_Lsax_2.0 scaffold_1281, whole genome shotgun sequence, one genomic window encodes:
- the LOC138955906 gene encoding uncharacterized protein, whose product MALRNNSGAPEREGTMEQKVPAGGRQSVIPQLAAVQTSCGTARGAGGRRVTEEKTQASSGDVLVPQASSGDVPVLPASFGDVQVLPASSGDVLVSQALSGDVPVSPASSGDVPPSPASSGDLPVSPALSGYVPVSPVLSGHVPVSPASSGDVPLSPALSGDVLIPPTSSGDVPLSPALSGNVPIPPASSGDVPLSITSLIWRCTAIISLIWRCTAITSLIWKCTDTTRLIWKCTDTTSLIWRCTDTTSLI is encoded by the exons GAGCACCTGAAAGAGAAGGAACAATGGAACAGAAAGTACCAGCAGGAGGTCGACAGTCTGTCATTCCGCAACTAGCAGCTGTCCAAACGAGTTGTGGTACTGCAAGAGGAGCTGGAGGCCGTCGAGtcacagaagaaaaaacacaag cctcatctggagatgtactggTACCTCaggcctcatctggagatgtaccagtATTGCCAGCCTCATTTGGAGATGTACAAGTATTGCCAGCCTCGTCTGGAGATGTACTAGTATCACAAGCcttatctggagatgtaccagtatcaccagcctcatctggagatgtaccgccatcaccagcctcatctggagatttACCAGTATCACCAGCCTTATCTGGATATGTACCAGTTTCACCAGTCTTATCTGGACATGTACCAgtatcaccagcctcatctggagatgtaccgctatcaccagccttatctggagatgtactgATACCACCaacctcatctggagatgtaccgctatcaccagccttatctggaaatgtaccgataccaccagcctcatctggagatgtaccgctatctatcaccagcctcatctggagatgtaccgctatcatcagcctcatctggagatgtaccgctatcaccagtcttatctggaaatgtaccgataccaccaggctcatctggaaatgtaccgataccaccagccttatctggagatgtactgataccaccagcctcatctga